The genomic window AAAGGCATTAAATCTCAAAAGGAGCAAGAGGGTCTCTGAGAGGTGTTCTTCAGGCTAAGCTGTTTCAATCTTAATCAGTTTATCAATATTATAATTGCATGCTTTTTTAAATACTTGAGATAGGAGAAAGAACACTTTCATCTTGTAGCAGTTTTGTAGTAGGAGATACAGAGTTGCAGGCATTTGCATCAGTTTTTCCACAGAATTTCATTCTCAGTGCCTTCTTGGGGGATTGCTGCAAAACCACTATTCAGTAGGTAAGAATAATACACACAAACTATTGGAATTATTGTATATAATTCTTTTCTGAAAACAAGCATAGCATGGTCTTGGGCatatggtgtgattcttggggttgTCCTGTGTGGGGCCAGGAGCCGGACTCTATAATCCtagtgggtcctttccaactcaggatgTTGTGTGATATATAGGAGACCAAAGCATCCTGCTACATTAGCATCCTTGAGGACCATAAGTCCTCTGTAAgctctcattcttttctctgtagAGGAGTAAAATATCTTTTTAGTAATAATTAATTCTGAGTTCTTATTCCTTTCAGATTATTCCTGGAAAAACAAAGCTGCTCGTCCTCCATTACCAGGTCCTACTTTCAATGCAGCAGGAAAAAACATGAGTATCTTCACTCGCCCCCCAACAATTCAGCGAGTGCATGGGAGAACAGACTGGGTGGCCAAATATGGAGGAAACAGATAGAAAATACCATCCTGTGTGGATATTACATGCTCTGTGAGAACCTGAAAAGCCTATTTGCTCCAGCTTTTCCTAAGACTATGCAAcagtaaagaagaaaaaaagactgTGTGTTCTATTATTTGTATAGCACATATAACACCATGTAAAATACTGGCTGTAAAGTAGGATGCAATGAAGTATTGTGCAACACATATTGCCAAAACTGAGACGTAGATTTCACCCCATGTTTTCTACAGATAGATCTCCTGTTCTCATAGTCTTTGCAACAGCTTGGGTTAGGGTTGTTCATCCAGTGCAAcatctgctgctgggatgtgcttgaagcacacaggcagcacaaagaagggctgaagcagagcagcaccaggcttCCAGGTGTTAGGCTGGTTCCTTAGCAGGAAGACGAGTGAAAGCACAGATCTGGCTTTGTGAAGAGCATCAGTATCCTGCAAGGATTTCAGAACTCACTTGTAACTAAGAGTTACTCAGGGTCTGTAAGATACAAATATTCATGTAGCAATGAGAACTGAAACCCTTGTAATGGGACATAGGCAATCCACTGATAGATACTACACAAGGAAGGTCTAGGAATCTGGCTGATAGAGGGCTGTTGAATGATACAGCAATATTGGAAAATAGCTAAACAATTACTGAATACTACTTACTGTGAAGTAAAGCCCAACAATCAGATTCTGCTGTTTTAATTCACTTGTAGCCATTTTTGGTCAAAGATCTGTAGAGATTTATCTCTGTCCTGTCAAGGGCGTGTCACAGTGACCTTTAAAGAGCCTAAATCACTGCAGTCTGTCAGTCATTTTAAGGGTGAATTCGCcaaaaatacctaaattatCATTAAACTCATATTTCTACATGTCTTTGTTGGGTGATCAGACTAAACTACAGAGTTTGAATAGGCTGCATGAGGAAGACTATTGGTGTGTTCTTCAAAGACATTGCTTTCGGTCTTAGATCTTAAAGGCCAATCTAGGTACCTGAAAACACTCACAAAACTTTAATAATTCAGTCTGTCAGTGTTTATATGCTCATTCAGTACTTTCCCCAGCTTTTATGCTAACTTTTATAATAATATTGCCCAAAGGATTTTGCAATGTATAGTGAATTTTTTATTAGGATGTTGAGCTGGGCTACTTCTGTTAACAAGTGCATTTAGAATAAATGCTTTAGACTTTATAGTAACATTAAGCTTGCCCTTTTAAAGTAAAAACTGAGTATGCTCTTTAAAGATGTAATGTTGTTAATGATGACTtcaagcattttaaaaaaattaatttatttgtatGGCTTTTATAAATGAATATTAAAATCTAAACTCCTTTTGTTGACCCAGTGTGTCATAATATATGGGTTACATTAACTTCCTGGAACACGATTTAATCTAAAACAGTTGTACCAAAAAGTCAAATATTTTGTTAGGAAAATTGCACCTAAAGAAAATGccccttttttttaattctgtcagAGCTATGCGAGGATAGGGCTGTCTGGTTAGTAATGCACTAGCGAGTTTAATTCAATTGCCACTGGTCTAGGATCAAGTATTTGCCATTCCCTTAGTACTAAGAGATGTCCCTATGCTACCTAAATGCATCTTAATGTAACTGTAGAACATATCTCTAACTTGCTATGGCAATGAAGAACACCCTCAGACAGTTTGCAACAGCCATAAAAGCTGtgattttataattaaaaaacaaaattaatcaCTCTTCTCTTGTACAAGATGCCAGTGACAGTTGAAATCACAGCCTGGTCAAGGAATTAAGTAATAGTGTGCCGATAGCTCACGTGTCTGTGAGTCAGTCACCTTagagcagaaaaataaacagctaCTGTTTATGGCACTAAATATGGTTAGAAGAAACATGCCGTCCTTGGCACATGCTAATGAACCTTGAAAGGGCTTTGACATAACCAGATCAGTCTTTACTTTTCCACAAGCAAAGCATGACAAGTGTTGAATAATTCTTGTTGCAAGCAGCAAGAAGAGGCTAACAGGCTTTGTACAATCATTTAACTCTGATCCATTGGTACACATTGGACTGCTAGTGCAGAAATgcttaaaaattattatatGCTAATAAAATTTCAAAGGGGTAAAAAGTAAGGCTAAAATTTTTCTCTTGACCCTTTGCCTGTATTACTGCTGTTTATCCTGAGGATGAACATTCTACCACAAGTTCTAAAGGACTTCTACCAGCAGTTCTCAATTCAACCTATTGCTTTCCAAAGCTCAGGAAACAGCAGCAAGGGTTCACACTTTCATCTAAAGTATAAAAGCTTACCAACACACATACCTGTCCAGTTTTCTGCTTTCTATTGTCTTTATTCTGTTAAAGACAACTGCAATTCAAATTCACAAGTTACCTGGCTTGAGACCAGCGTTATACAATTACAAAACTGCTGGATCATGGCTCTTCTCAGTTTATTGCAGGAGATGCATTTATGTTTGCATCCTACAGAAGAAAACTGCTTCAACAGTAATATGAAGAGGCAAAACACCTCCCCATAAAGCAGTTTAAGGAGAAGTATCTTAAATGCTAATGTCTGGCTTACTAACTTTTTCAAATTAGAACAAGGATGTGGGGACACCTGCCTAccagtgctgggtcctgggCTGGAATTAGGGACTTAAAAGGGTCATATGTTAACAAACCATCTGCTGTCCTGCACACCCCTTATTTTTATGCAGGGAGGTAGGAGAAGAGTGTAAATACAGGTGAACACCTGAAGCTGAACTCTTCAGGGTGATGAATAAGGGCTCTAAGAAGATGCTCTGAGCACAGTTCCCCATCCAGATCTGTCTGTGCTCAAGCCAGTTCTGACCCAAGCCATCTGGCCTGGGACCAGGCTGGCGAGACACTTGCTGGAGCTGCACCCATTCCTGacagaatctggagattctgcaGATCTGGAACCCAGTCTGACTGACCTGACTCCTGGCTTGATCCCTGCCTCATCCCTGTGACTCGCCTGGCAAGCCacctccctgcaggcagagcctcgcTGTGGCCACTGGCCCAGCTCTGCGCCTCCTGCTCACACAGCACAAGGTCACTGCCGTGCCTGTTCTGCTGCAAcaagggaggagggaaggaaaaccaCTGGATGTGACCCTCCTGCCAAGGTATTACCCTGATACTCAAAGAATTCTGATCACCTCCAGAGTCTCACCAATCTAATGCACCAGCCCTCTTGCTTCCATCTCTCTCAGTACCAGGCACCAAAGAAAAAAGGTTGAAGAAATCGAAGCTCAGGATCTGTGCAAAAAGGGACATGAGTTAAATGTGACCAGAAAAGGGATACATTACCAACCATGTCTACcttccaggatttttctctaTGGAGGTTTATATTTAGAATTATTTCAGGCATTAAGGGAATCAACTGAGGACAAAGACTGATGAAATAAGCCCTTTGGTCTTTAAATAAACTTTCATACAGTATTTTCTAAATCTAAAATAGATTATCCcctcagaaaacaaaacaaacccaacaaaaccaaaaagcaaccaaatttaaaaaacccaaaccaaacaaccaaaaaccaaaactcaaACTAGAAAATGTCAATATAATACTTGTCTGACTACATAGTTGTCGCAGTCATCTTTTTATGAagatcctttcttaggattttttcttcctgagaagctgagaggctccaggaacaaaatgtaaacaatggttgtctgctgctgtggaatgcaacaggtggatccaTGACTGGTCtcgtgtggatgtttggatttagtgaccagtcacagcagagctggctctctctctgtcccagccagctgcctttgttagcactctttcctattctattcttagcttagctagccttctgagatgagacttttccttctattctttagtatagttataatgtaatatatatatcataaaataataaatcaagccttctgaaacatggggtcaacattctcatctcttccctcatccaagaacccctgtgaacactgtcacatgTAGTCTGTATGCTTTTGTGCTCTCCACCTCCCTCCCAGTTCAGATTTTTATACTTACAAGTTACTAGATTCAGGGATACAATAGATTACTTATACAATTCATGCTTGCAAATATATCCTGACACCCTGCAGAAAAGGCACCAAATCCAGGTGAACAATTGGAGACAAAATAAGCTGTGTAGAACACAAAAGTTTGCAATAATAATTTCTtagtttatttaaaataagtttttaaTAAAGCTGTGCCTACAATTCAGCATTACCTAATAAAGCATATTTTTGATTTATGAGTAGTAATCTGTAAAAGTGAAATGAATGACATACAGCTGAACTTACAAGTGATTTAAAGGCATGGGTATGCATTTATTGCATTAAGTGATTGTGTTTTGTGGGACCAAGTTCTAACACACAGTGCTGGGAGAACAAACTCCCTGACTGACAAACACTGTGAATGGATAAACTGACATGAAAAGGGAGAGATGGAACATCATAAATACGTTTATTGTATTAATTACTAGGGACAAATCAGAAACTCCTCTCCCCTGCTTTTAGAGGTACACATGATTTTAGAAGGACAAGTCAGATGTGCATTTAAGCCTCAATCCTGCAACTGTCTGAATGCAAGGGCCAGGAGGTCTTTGCTGACACTAAGTTGCAAGACCAGAAGCTAAACTAATGCTACACTCatattttcttgcttgctttcagtgaagaaaatgtTAAGACAAATACCATGACAAGGGTTCTCCGTGTCGGTCCTCTAAAAACACAACCCACGTGCATTAGGATGTGAAAAATACAATGCACAGGTAGCAGTGCCTTTTCCACTTATGTGCAGCACATTTAGGCAGTTGCATTTTGGGTTTCTCAGTCATGTCTTCAAGTCACTTGATGCAGATTTATGGCTTAATAGGTTTTTCCATCATCTGCAATCCAAGCCGTCCAGCCATCAGTAAACTGTGGAACAGAATAGTTGTTATAAAAAGAGGGAGGTGGAGGCAAAAATCCCATAAGGAacaagaaggaagaaaacattgACATTATTTCATTTAGCTGAACACCACCACAAGATTTCATTTTTCACAGAACTTACCAtgttacatttttaaaacaatataATCCACAAATAAGCTAAATAAAATGCTTATTCAATaacagaacaaaggacaggtgGTTACCTGGCGCCAGCAATTATCCCGGGCATTGCCTTTTTGGAGTTGTAAAATCTCATTCCCATAACAGTAGACAAGGTGCCAGATGCCACTGTTGAAAAGAAGCCCAGTCAGAACCATTTGACACAGAAATGCCAGCGCAGCATTGCCACACTCGGACACTGAGCAGCACCAACCAAACAGGCCACACATACAGACAGGAATGCCTCCCTTTGGGAGGAAACTATTTGATTCTCTTCAGCATCAAAGCTGTCATTACAAGCTTCTCAGCAGCTTTGGTAAGCAcactctgctgctcagcagacGCGAGGAGATCTCACCAGGGCTGAGACCATGGTCTAATCACCCACAAACTCTAATCCTCTGAACAAGTCACTAGCTGTCCCTCAACCCTTACTTCCAAAGCAACGATTATTCCCTCAAACACAAGCAGGCTTAAAACTGCCAGAAAGCTGGGATGGTGACAGTATTCACTGGGAGGTAAATATTATTTACACTTCCCATTTCTCTGTGACATTCTGAACTGGAAAGTAGCAGTAAATACTAcaactggaaagaaaacaacccCACTTGAAAATATGATTAGAAAACAGAAAGCAATACAAAGGATCAAACTGAAAGAGCAATTAACATCTTAGACATTACTGCAAATTATTTTATCTCTAAATGTAGAAAAGGAATCCCATCAACATTCACATGAAATTTACAGGGCCATTATTTCTTTGAAGAAGAAAGGCAGTTGAAAGTGCAATATACCTTTTTCCAAAGTCTCAAGACAGGGTAAAAGGTATTCTAGAGATATTCTGTCAAGGTTCTATTTCTGCATTTCTCCCTCTGATGTTCTGGGACCAACTtacagctctgcaggagccacAGCTGCACATTGcaaggagggatggagggatggaggcagagctgtactacactgtgacacagcactgctttcAAGAGGTCCATTTGAAAACACTCCATGCACTACATCAGGATATACAAAAGCTGCTCATCCCTCCTCCATGACACTGCCTAAAATCTGTGCCAGAGATGCCCAGCCACTCCCATAGTATGCCAGAGTGGAAGGACAGTTCACAAATGGAAATTGTGCTTTACATTGAGCTGCATTTTACGTTTCATTCCTTACTGATGAGATTGGTTCTCTACAGTGGCTTCACAGAGCCTTTCAGCACATTAGTCCTATTGGTTTAAAATAGTCTTACGTCACTGTAAAGCTAAAGTATCATAGCACTAGTAACACCATGGAGTAGTTACAGAACTAGCAGGATCCTCAAGAACTCATCTAGGATACTCTAGTGCCTAAAGGCACAATCAGTTCCTAATAGTGGTTTAACCTCAGATATTACACTCCTGCAGCAAAGGAACTCCCTGAGGTCCACCTGAGTGCTTCATAATACTTTTCACAGTGATTTCattcttctccttcccctgcagaAGATTTAACtgcaagcttaacacccacaaCTTCTTGTAAGCTGTACTGAAAGCAAGCAGAATAGATCACTGCCTCTTTTCTTCAACATACTCTTTCTTTGAGAGTGTGTGATGCATTAGAACATGTACTGCTCCTCTGAGATGCTTGTGCAAACCACGGTTCCCTAAGGCCACATACCACCTGTCACACTGCTGTCACTATTGCAAAAATAGTGCTTATTCCACCACCACAAGCTAAAAACGCTGCTTCACAACCAAAAATTTTCCACGTATGCTTCCTGCATCGAATGTGTTGGTGCAACACATTACCTAATCTGGCAGAGGAGACAGGTGTTTCTCCCCAACTCTGGATTCACACAGGACAAACAAAAATTGTGTTCTTACACAAGTACctcctggctgtgggcagggggtCCCGCCACCACTTACAACATTTGTATAGGTACAACGGCACAGGGCAGCTGAAACATGCTAGCAAAAACAAAGGTTACTGTTCCCACCGCTACCAGCAACACTCAGTATTCGGCTGCCGAGCAAACTTACCGAGGGAAAGCCACACATTCTTTGGATCTTTGGACTGCTGGTACGCGCCTAGTCCCGCTAAGCCGCCGAACAGCAGACCGGCAGCTAGAGACGGGACGCTGCcttgaataaaaaataaagcagtcAGCGGAAGAACAGAGAGGCTGACACACAGAGTCAGCCTGCAGCCAAACGAAAACACTTTGCGATTTTGCCGTTCTAGTAAATCCACAAAACCAATCTAACTACTACAGCATTACGGCTTAGgttgaggggtttggggagttTTTTTAGCACACTTCGCAGACCTCCGCGAGCGCCGTTTCGTTGCACTTGTTTGGTGGCAGCAAGGACTGAGCGGCACTTGCGGTGTCACCGCCGGCAGCGGCCCCGCAGCGGGGCGGAGCGGAAGGGAGCGGAGCGGGGGCTGCCTGCGGGCACGgccgggacagggacagccagggccaccagcaCCCACCTGCCTTGACGTAGCCCACGACACCGCCCGCCGCCACCAGCGCCGCGTAGCCGAAGCCCAGCCAGTCGTACTCCATCTGCGGGCAGCCGCGGAGACGGACCACGCACGGCAGCGCAGCGCAGCCCCGACCTTGGGCCGCCCTCacgccgccccgccccggggccgccTCACGGAGGCCCCACCCGCCGCCCATTACGGCGCCCGGGGAGGGCCCGCACCGGCGGCAGCGTAGTGGCGGCGCTGCCTCGGCTCCGGGAGGATTTGCTTGATTGATTGCCCATCAGTAACGCagtttttcagcttttccaaGTCAGAAATGAAGCAGCAAACACCCATCTCCCCTTTTCTTCCCAGGCTCGGCATCACCCCGCACTGCCAGGGGGTGGGGAGTGGAGGTTGCGGTCGGTCCGTAGCGCCTCTCCTGCGATGCTGCTCCCTCCTCGCACTCTTGCTATGCCCAAGCGTGGGgtctgtgaaaaatgcgtattttatgtttggcttttcgcaaatattaaaatgagtattatatgtgttatgttagaaagatatactgaattaattttttaatagtgtgttaaatatagttttaggttataacataatgttaaaatagaaactgtgctatgtaagatactttttaaagaaaggactcgcagcgagatagcagccacaggacacctaaatctttcagagaaagagaatttattgctctcttatcagaagaaactaacttcttcccgCCTTGCTCAGCCATGAAGACGCCGTCAGGATTAAGAGGAAAAAGTTGATGCTGACCAGACAGAAgcctttgtttgaatggaatttatgcatcatgtatgagatgtatgaatatgcaaacAGCTATTAAGTGCtgatcctctgttaacgtgggtcctttttcgggcttgtTTTGCCCAAAAAAAGGTAcctccgtaactctttgtttctattgtctcatattgtcctaatccaaattgtccaaattattattactctaattatattgctatttttataaccattttttatcattaaacttttcaaatttcaagaacaagtgattggcgtttttcacaaggtccctcccacaggagacagtccTGCACAACCTGCCACAGCGCAGGTccttccatggggtgcagtgcttcgggaacaggctgctccagcctgtggATCTTCTGCGtggtcacaagtcctgccagcacGCTTGCTCTGGCGTGGGTTCCTCTctccgtgggctgcagcttcagcttcctccaggGCACCTACTCCAGTGTGGGGTCCTCCTTGGGCTGCAGGaggatctctgctctgtgggctgGAGGGGGTTAGCCCACCTCACTGCGGGCTGCATCACGGGCTGCAGGGGAACCTCCGCTCCTGCACCTGGAACACCTCCTgtcctccttcttcactgaccttgctGTCTGCGGGGCTGTTCCTCCCAAAAGgttctccttcctctctccaGCTGCTAATGCTGTTGTGCAGTAGGTTCTTTTCACTTCTTAAATACATTATCACAGGGATGCCACCACTGTCATCCTGAGTTCAGCCCTGGCCAGCAGTGGGTctgtcctggagctggctgACTCTGCCCAACAGGAGCGTTGGTCCTGGTGTCTCCTCTCATAAGCCAATCTTTCCCTGGAAACCCAATCCAGATGTCAAAAGAAGGCATCTGGATTCcttggcagctctgctgaggatACCACACACATGGCAGAGCAATGGTGGCGTTGTGCTACAGGGCACAATCCCCAGCGCCACGTGGAGCAgcctgcccagcactgcactggatGCATTCCTTTGTCCTGAAGGCAGGCTTGCTAACTGGTGCCCAGTGCCAATTCACTCACTGACACAGGTATTTCCATCTTTCATTCTAGCTTGCACAAAGTAGCGAGCTTGGTCCGCTCACTTGTCATCAATACTTTACACTATGTATACATTTTAACAAACTGATTGCactatttatacattttaacAAACTAAGGCAGAAGGATTCAGTGGTAATGTAACTTTCCTATAATTACTACTTGACCCCCTGTCTATTTGCTAGTTATATCTCTCACTTATTATGCTAATCAGTCCACAGGTGCAACTCCCTCCATTTTAGTTCAAGCACCTAATCAAATTAGGTAGGAAAGTTTGGTGTTACCTACTGAATGCCATTGCTTTGCCTTCAGTGCCTATTTCTAGGCCTATTTCTAATGCCTGTTTCCAGCCTCTTCAAGTGCCCCTCACAAAAATGACATTCACACACCAGCCAATTGTTAATCATTCTTATGAGTAAGCTTTCATGCCCACATAGCAAACCACCACTGTGCTGGCAGTCACCAGCCCCGAGACAGCAGGATTTGCTAGGCAAAGACCTTTTCTTGGATGACCCTCTGTTACCAAAGGTCTGAATCTTCCCTGGATCCCTAGAGTAGGGAAAGGATGGAGTTGGAAAGCAAAGCCATAGGTAGAGGGTGGTACTGTGAATCTGGAGCAATGAAAATTGGTCTTTGTTTAAATCCATTGAGAATGATTTGCAGAGGGTCATCAAAAGTGCCTCTCTGCTGTGGAGTAATGCcagaaaaactttttttaagCATTATGTCAAGCTGTTAATTAGATGTTTGTATGATCACAGGCTGGCTCCTGGTGAAAGCTGAGGGTGTTGATCTATTCCTGCACATCACGATGTAACACCTTATTGTGATTTTGAGACCATCCTTCATTATGTTCACAGCACTTTCATTCATTGTTTGGTCCTGCTGATGCCACTGCTGACAGCTCACATAAATCAGAATCTTTGATGCTTTAACAGAATTAGAAACCAGTGACTGACTCAGAAGCCAGTGAGCAGACAGTCCTACTGGCTACTTCTGTTTTATGCCTCTTGTGGCTATGCTATGATTTATTCATGGGTGTCAGCCTTGTATTTGTGGGTTTCAAAATGATGGGTTTGTGGTAGCTCTGTGCTCATAAATTAAGTGAGACAAGGTTTGAAGAATAAGGCAGAGGAATTGATACAGCCAACAGAGGAATGCAATATGCgagagaaaaaaccaaaccagactACAAGCTCACTAAATTGTGcttggatttttctttgttctgcATCTGTGGGtgcccctggaagtgtcccagctcaggctgggtGGGGGCCTGATCTAGTGAATGAAATTCCAGCCCATGGTAGCAATtttggaactagatgacctttaaggtcccttccaacctaaaccattctgtAATACTATGATTCTACATACACATTGTTTTCATTACTAAAGTGAAATTGGATACTTTGGTAAACATCTGgggggtggttttggtttttttgttgtgggtttttgttttggtttttttttttgctctgtcATATAAATAGAAGACAAAGGAGGTACAGATGCAGGAGCTCAAGCTCTCTCTGTGGAGGTGCACCACAGCTGCTGAACTCAATCACTGCTGTCACTGTTGTGCAGGGTAGTCTAACCTTCCTTAACATCCTTCCTACCAGACACCCCCCTCACTTTTTCATCTTCCCCTGTCTTTTACTGCTATTTC from Agelaius phoeniceus isolate bAgePho1 chromosome 1, bAgePho1.hap1, whole genome shotgun sequence includes these protein-coding regions:
- the LOC129126261 gene encoding transmembrane protein 14C-like, with amino-acid sequence MEYDWLGFGYAALVAAGGVVGYVKAGSVPSLAAGLLFGGLAGLGAYQQSKDPKNVWLSLVASGTLSTVMGMRFYNSKKAMPGIIAGASLLMAGRLGLQMMEKPIKP